A window of the Ipomoea triloba cultivar NCNSP0323 chromosome 14, ASM357664v1 genome harbors these coding sequences:
- the LOC116004676 gene encoding mRNA-decapping enzyme-like protein, with product MAQSGKLMPNLDQNSTKLLNLTVLQRIDAYIEEILITAAHVTFYEFNIDTSQWSRKDVEGSLFVVKRTSQPRFQFIVMNRRNADNLVEDLLGDFEYEIQVPYLLYRNAAQEVNGIWFYNPRECEEVANLFSRILNAYSKVPSKSKVPPVKSEFEELEAVPTMAVIDGPLEPSTTTTSNVRDVPDDHSFVNFFSTAMTIGSSSSTAVPGHPGVLSANPLPSRSQNGILTAVAHVQTPTPISIPTPVMPLFDAPEQDSSSKGSTNLVKPSSFFGPPPSSSPLIIPPSPSSMPTAPPLQPPGTLERPYGAPLLQPFPPPSPPPSLTPAATPIPNTVSIITRDKVREALLILVQDNEFINMVHRALMNAHH from the exons ATGGCGCAAAGCGGGAAATTGATGCCAAATCTTGACCAGAACAGCACGAAGCTGCTCAACCTCACCGTTCTGCAACGAATCGATGCCTACATTGAGGAAATTCTCATCACCGCCGCTCACGTCACCTTCTATGAATTTAACATTGATACGAGCCAATGG aGTCGGAAGGATGTTGAAGGATCGCTCTTCGTTGTTAAGAG GACTTCTCAACCTAGGTTCCAATTCATTGTAATGAATCGCAGAAATGCAG ATAACTTGGTGGAGGATCTCTTGGGAGATTTTGAGTATGAGATCCAGGTTCCATATTTGCTGTATCGGAATGCTGCCCAGGAAGTTAATGGAATATGGTTTTACAATCCACGTGAATGTGAGGAGGTTGCAAATCTATTTAGCAG GATACTGAATGCATATTCAAAGGTGCCTTCAAAGTCGAAAGTACCTCCAGTCAAGAG TGAATTTGAAGAGCTGGAAGCAGTTCCAACCATGGCGGTAATTGATGGTCCCTTGGAGCCATCAACAACCACCACTTCTAATGTCAGAGATGTTCCTGATGACCATTCCTTTGTGAACTTTTTCAGT ACTGCAATGACAATTGGGAGTTCTTCTAGTACAGCAGTTCCTGGACATCCTGGTGTCTTATCTGCAAATCCTCTACCTTCTCGTTCTCAGAATGGCATTCTTACTGCTGTAGCACATGTTCAGACTCCAACTCCTATTTCAATCCCTACTCCTGTTATGCCTCTCTTTGATGCACCTGAACAAGACAGCAGCAGTAAAGGGTCAACAAATTTGGTAAAGCCATCTTCGTTTTTCGGCCCACCTCCTTCCTCTTCTCCATTAATAATACCTCCCTCCCCTTCATCTATGCCAACTGCTCCTCCACTTCAGCCTCCTGGGACTCTAGAACGCCCTTATGGTGCTCCTTTGCTCCAACCATTTCCTCCACCCTCACCTCCTCCATCTCTTACTCCCGCTGCTACTCCCATACCAAATACTGTATCTATAATTACCAGAGACAAGGTCCGTGAGGCCCTTCTGATTCTTGTTCAG GACAATGAGTTCATCAACATGGTTCATCGTGCACTGATGAATGCTCACCATTAA
- the LOC116003603 gene encoding photosystem I subunit O, with product MAATLCAASTVVGLATSSLPTLSSPNKLFLTSDFLKPAVAARNPLKLPRACMGKFTCFERDWLRRDLNVIGFGLIGWIAPSSVPLINGKSLTGLFFESIGTELSHWPTGPALTSQFWLWLVCWHLGLFLCLTFGQIGFKGRTEDYF from the exons ATGGCAGCAACACTGTGTGCAGCATCAACTGTTGTTGGCTTGGCCACCTCCTCTCTTCCGACCCTTTCTTCTCCAAACAAACTCTTTCTCACCTCAG ACTTCTTGAAACCAGCAGTAGCAGCAAGGAACCCTCTAAAGCTACCAAGAGCCTGCATGGGCAAATTTACATG CTTTGAGAGAGACTGGCTGAGGAGGGACCTGAATGTGATAGGGTTTGGGCTGATAGGATGGATTGCACCATCCAGCGTTCCACTCATCAATGGCAAGAGCTTGACTGGACTCTTCTTTGAGAGCATTGGCACTGAGCTTTCTCACTGGCCCACTGGCCCTGCCCTCACTTCTCAATTCTG GCTGTGGCTGGTTTGCTGGCATTTGGGGTTGTTCCTGTGTCTCACTTTTGGACAGATTGGCTTCAAGGGAAGGACTGAGGATTACTTTTAA